Proteins found in one Brevibacillus brevis genomic segment:
- a CDS encoding S-layer homology domain-containing protein: MMKNMSLCLALIVSILFSTSMPVQASQFSDIPNGHWARESVDFMVKKGVLSGYSNGAFRPNETIDRAELTVMFHKLFNKLRPNLNKESSEQKIQKFEDVPKKHWAYQPLMEMYDANSFGVVDWDWDKVYIYPEKKVTRWEAMYFFQTFFYQEMYQMPADQVLQVLSRIDDITVQSVDSPNYRSPYPGSTAIPNAEYTISYSHLDSGEITFANGDIDALKAYALAWLVGNDIMSTWDNQLEIHDPLTRAEAVVMLHRTYNVLLADGSLSTYTSK, translated from the coding sequence ATGATGAAAAATATGTCTTTATGCTTAGCTCTTATCGTTTCGATTCTTTTCTCAACTTCCATGCCTGTTCAAGCCAGTCAGTTCAGCGATATCCCGAATGGACATTGGGCTCGGGAATCCGTTGATTTCATGGTAAAAAAAGGTGTATTAAGCGGCTATTCCAATGGGGCCTTCAGACCGAATGAGACGATTGACAGAGCCGAGCTCACTGTTATGTTTCATAAGCTGTTTAATAAACTCCGTCCGAATCTAAACAAAGAATCCTCCGAGCAGAAAATACAGAAGTTTGAAGATGTCCCCAAAAAACATTGGGCCTATCAACCATTAATGGAAATGTACGATGCAAACTCATTTGGTGTTGTAGATTGGGACTGGGACAAAGTCTACATCTATCCCGAAAAAAAGGTAACGCGGTGGGAAGCTATGTACTTCTTCCAAACGTTTTTTTACCAAGAGATGTATCAAATGCCCGCCGATCAAGTTTTGCAAGTCCTCTCTAGAATTGACGATATTACCGTACAGTCGGTCGATTCACCTAACTATCGATCACCTTATCCTGGTTCCACTGCTATTCCTAACGCCGAATACACAATTAGCTACAGTCACCTCGACTCTGGAGAAATAACTTTCGCCAATGGTGACATTGACGCATTAAAAGCTTATGCACTCGCATGGCTAGTGGGCAACGACATCATGAGTACGTGGGATAACCAATTGGAAATACACGATCCACTCACACGAGCGGAGGCAGTAGTCATGCTGCACCGTACTTACAACGTATTATTAGCGGATGGGTCTCTCTCAACGTATACGAGTAAATAA
- a CDS encoding PstS family phosphate ABC transporter substrate-binding protein produces the protein MNKELVGKIFGCIVLGAIITVIGVVAMVMTALNAQGRVYCLLVAVTTVVFIIYIIGQMFVPQKSRLWNRALFVYFLFCTLPVAGYEISSYYHNSIPVVSEAEVDLEQYKPFATDSKVHKLDQPATLSLQSDLPKIDGATALYPLYASFVQAVYPEKNYDLYDSEVMVNKTPNAYENLLDGKVDIIFAAAPSEEQLLSAKEKGVELKLTPIGKEAFVFFVHAENSVHGLTTQQIQDIYAGDINSWDQVGGGYEYIRSFQRPENSGSQTMLKKIMGGKELMKAPQEDVVTGMGEIIEQTANYKNYSNAIGYSFLFYATEMVRNGNIRLLAIDGVMPNKETIKSRAYPFAADFYAVTAGTDNPNAEKLIEWILSPQGQELVEKTGYIPVK, from the coding sequence ATGAACAAAGAATTGGTAGGAAAAATCTTCGGCTGTATTGTTTTGGGTGCGATCATCACTGTGATCGGAGTCGTGGCGATGGTGATGACTGCCTTGAACGCACAGGGAAGAGTTTATTGCCTACTTGTCGCTGTCACGACGGTCGTTTTTATCATCTACATCATTGGCCAAATGTTCGTCCCGCAAAAGAGTCGGTTATGGAACCGGGCCCTCTTTGTCTATTTTCTCTTTTGTACGCTGCCAGTTGCAGGATATGAGATCAGCAGCTATTACCATAACAGCATTCCTGTGGTCAGTGAGGCAGAGGTCGATCTGGAACAGTATAAACCGTTCGCCACAGACTCCAAGGTCCATAAACTGGATCAACCAGCGACATTGTCATTACAGTCTGATTTGCCCAAAATAGATGGGGCGACGGCCTTGTATCCTCTTTACGCTTCCTTTGTGCAGGCTGTTTATCCCGAGAAAAATTACGATCTTTACGACAGTGAAGTCATGGTAAACAAGACGCCAAATGCGTACGAAAACTTACTGGATGGCAAAGTCGATATCATTTTTGCGGCAGCGCCTTCCGAGGAACAGCTCCTGTCAGCAAAAGAAAAAGGCGTAGAGCTTAAGCTGACCCCGATTGGAAAGGAAGCTTTTGTCTTTTTCGTCCATGCAGAGAATTCTGTTCACGGACTCACTACCCAGCAGATTCAGGACATTTATGCGGGAGACATCAATTCCTGGGATCAAGTCGGGGGCGGGTATGAGTATATTCGATCCTTTCAGCGTCCTGAAAATAGCGGAAGTCAGACGATGCTCAAGAAAATCATGGGAGGCAAAGAGCTCATGAAAGCACCACAAGAAGACGTGGTAACAGGAATGGGTGAAATCATCGAGCAAACAGCCAACTACAAAAATTATTCGAATGCCATCGGTTACTCGTTCTTGTTTTATGCCACGGAGATGGTGCGAAACGGAAACATTCGTCTGCTCGCGATTGATGGGGTAATGCCTAATAAGGAAACGATAAAAAGCAGAGCGTATCCGTTTGCGGCCGATTTTTACGCAGTGACAGCCGGGACGGACAATCCGAATGCAGAGAAACTGATCGAATGGATTTTGTCTCCACAAGGACAAGAATTAGTAGAAAAAACGGGCTATATTCCGGTGAAATAA
- a CDS encoding response regulator transcription factor produces the protein MEGSTIKTILIIDDEAQIRELLSIYLKNYGFATYEAGNGVDALAVFSNVQIDLVIADIMMPMMDGYELLKKMRNISEVPFLFLSAKSDDMDKIIGLQLGADDYVGKPFNPIEVVSRVQALFRRMDVFSKGEKQNHEIIQIGEVMLDLVSCKLYKNGQQKEVTSYEFKILSLLMKHAGRVFTKASIYEHVWGQEYIGDENLIMVYISKLREKIEDNPRRPVYLITIRGLGYRFEKK, from the coding sequence ATGGAGGGAAGTACAATCAAAACGATACTGATCATCGACGATGAAGCACAAATTCGTGAACTACTCAGTATTTATTTGAAAAATTACGGGTTTGCTACTTATGAAGCAGGTAATGGGGTTGATGCGCTGGCTGTATTCTCAAACGTGCAAATCGATCTGGTTATTGCTGATATTATGATGCCGATGATGGATGGATACGAGTTATTAAAAAAGATGCGAAATATTTCCGAAGTTCCGTTTTTGTTCCTGTCCGCGAAATCGGACGATATGGATAAAATTATTGGACTGCAGCTTGGCGCTGACGACTATGTGGGGAAGCCTTTTAACCCCATAGAAGTCGTCAGCAGAGTTCAAGCGTTATTCAGAAGAATGGATGTATTTTCTAAAGGTGAAAAGCAGAACCATGAAATCATACAAATTGGCGAAGTCATGCTCGATTTGGTGAGCTGTAAGCTGTACAAAAATGGACAGCAGAAAGAAGTGACATCGTACGAGTTCAAGATTTTGTCTTTACTGATGAAACATGCGGGGAGAGTTTTTACAAAAGCATCCATTTACGAGCATGTTTGGGGGCAGGAATACATAGGGGATGAAAACCTCATCATGGTCTATATCAGCAAACTCAGGGAGAAGATTGAGGATAACCCAAGAAGGCCAGTTTATCTTATTACGATCAGGGGGTTAGGCTACCGTTTTGAAAAAAAATGA
- a CDS encoding HAMP domain-containing sensor histidine kinase, translating to MKKNESIPDKRPLKQLFFRHYVVISGLFLCVIMVALFGTDLLMDNYFNKTPDLTQVDGSKIYQYPFEKMDGRLLDEYGGWFEIVDESGTVIYVKGNKEDNIMTYSDGMLYAKVDILRNDDSIFYHAYRTQGPEGENYVLLWKIPERSEIISLALGILIALFVVLLFIALYFYTRYSVLQMKKPLRQIVEGIKEMEGFNYQKRLTFSAEMEFAEIREAFNGMAERLQQTSAEKEAVADNKRNMLLHLSHDLKTPITSVFGYSQLLLDRPELEEEQRRQYVQYINDKSSYMAHLIQNLFELAKLEDQHVRLDKEKVNISKWFMQLVAEFYPEIEDRGFQLDVKIPEEPLFVMFDKMHMNRVITNLIGNSLKHNPPGTQLFVSCEKIEAGVVLWLGDNGTGVQEDVREHIFEEFIKGSNPVKDSTGLGLAICKKIITLHQGTIHLERNQRYTTLFKITLPLE from the coding sequence TTGAAAAAAAATGAGAGCATCCCCGACAAGCGGCCGTTAAAACAACTGTTTTTTCGGCATTATGTTGTGATAAGCGGTTTGTTCTTGTGTGTGATTATGGTTGCTCTTTTTGGGACAGACCTGTTGATGGACAACTATTTTAATAAAACGCCCGATTTGACCCAAGTGGATGGGAGTAAAATATACCAGTACCCTTTTGAAAAGATGGATGGCCGGTTGTTAGACGAGTACGGCGGCTGGTTCGAGATCGTGGATGAATCGGGGACAGTCATCTATGTAAAAGGCAACAAGGAAGACAATATCATGACATATAGCGATGGAATGCTGTACGCTAAAGTGGACATACTGCGAAATGATGATTCAATTTTTTACCATGCCTATCGAACGCAAGGGCCAGAGGGTGAGAACTATGTTCTGTTATGGAAAATTCCTGAGCGGTCGGAAATTATATCATTGGCGCTTGGAATCTTAATAGCGTTGTTTGTCGTTCTGTTGTTCATCGCCCTTTATTTCTATACCAGGTACTCCGTCTTGCAGATGAAGAAGCCTCTCCGGCAAATTGTAGAGGGTATTAAAGAAATGGAAGGCTTCAATTATCAGAAGAGGCTTACATTTTCGGCTGAAATGGAATTTGCAGAAATCCGGGAAGCGTTTAACGGAATGGCAGAACGACTACAGCAGACCTCGGCAGAGAAAGAAGCGGTAGCGGACAACAAAAGAAACATGCTGCTGCATTTGTCTCACGATCTGAAAACGCCGATTACCTCTGTATTCGGTTATTCTCAGTTGTTGCTGGATAGGCCGGAGCTAGAAGAAGAGCAAAGGCGTCAGTATGTTCAATATATTAACGACAAATCGTCTTATATGGCCCATTTGATTCAAAATTTGTTCGAGCTGGCAAAGCTGGAAGACCAGCACGTAAGACTTGATAAAGAAAAGGTGAATATCAGTAAGTGGTTTATGCAGCTTGTTGCGGAATTTTATCCGGAAATAGAAGATAGGGGATTTCAGCTGGATGTGAAAATTCCAGAGGAGCCGCTGTTTGTCATGTTCGACAAAATGCATATGAACCGCGTTATTACGAATTTGATCGGTAACTCACTAAAACATAATCCTCCGGGAACGCAGCTATTCGTTTCATGCGAGAAAATAGAAGCCGGCGTTGTTCTATGGTTGGGTGATAACGGTACAGGTGTTCAAGAGGATGTTAGGGAACACATTTTTGAAGAGTTCATAAAAGGGAGTAATCCTGTGAAAGATAGCACCGGACTCGGTCTAGCCATTTGTAAAAAAATTATAACGTTACATCAGGGGACCATTCATTTGGAAAGAAATCAACGGTATACGACTCTATTTAAAATAACGTTGCCTCTTGAATGA
- the catA gene encoding type A chloramphenicol O-acetyltransferase, which yields MKFQRIDLNNWSRKSYFEHYLNRVNCTFSMTANIDISGLLPALRQKGMKLYPAFLYMVTNVVNEHREFRTSFHADGQLGYWESMIPSYTFFHKDDQTFSTMWTEFADEFPVFYQNYVADMKQYGDNKGFVAKEPEPPYTFPVSCIPWVSFSGFNLNISGDGRYLLPIITSGKYFEQGGKTLLPVSLQVHHAVCDGYHASLFINDLQKWATNYMEWLGVE from the coding sequence ATGAAATTTCAGCGAATCGATCTAAACAATTGGAGCAGAAAGTCTTATTTCGAGCATTATCTGAACCGAGTGAATTGTACCTTCAGTATGACAGCCAACATTGATATATCGGGATTGCTCCCCGCTCTACGGCAAAAAGGGATGAAGTTGTACCCGGCTTTTCTGTATATGGTGACAAACGTTGTCAATGAGCATCGTGAATTTCGGACATCGTTTCATGCGGATGGCCAGTTGGGCTACTGGGAGAGCATGATACCCAGTTATACTTTTTTTCACAAGGACGATCAAACATTTTCTACGATGTGGACGGAATTCGCTGACGAGTTCCCTGTTTTTTATCAAAATTACGTAGCGGATATGAAACAGTATGGGGACAACAAAGGTTTTGTAGCGAAAGAACCGGAACCGCCTTATACCTTCCCTGTCTCGTGTATTCCCTGGGTTAGCTTCAGTGGGTTTAATCTGAATATTTCGGGAGATGGGCGATATTTGCTGCCGATCATTACGAGCGGAAAGTATTTCGAGCAAGGAGGCAAAACGTTATTGCCTGTTTCTTTGCAAGTCCATCATGCGGTTTGTGATGGCTATCACGCCAGCTTGTTCATCAACGATTTGCAAAAATGGGCAACAAATTATATGGAATGGTTAGGTGTCGAGTAA